The Sulfurospirillum oryzae genome contains the following window.
CTGCCTTGACTCCTGAGATGTTCTGTAACGTACATCCAGACTTGGCACTCAAGCATGGTATCAGAAATGGTGAAATGATGTGGGTACATTCTCCTGAAGGTACTAAAATCAAAGTGAAAGCGAAGTATTCATACAGCGTACTTCCTGATATGGTCTTTATGCCATTCCACTTTGCAGGCTACTTCCAAGGAACAGATAGAACGGGTAATTTCCCAGCAGGAACGAAACCGTATGCAAGCGGCGAGAGTGTCAATACCGTCACAAACTATGGTTACGACATCATTACTCAGATTCCTGAAACTAAGGGCGGTCTATGCCGCATCGAAAAAGCGTAGGGGGTGAGAGATGGATTACGCAAGAATGAAATTTTACTGCGATGAGAGCAGATGTATAGAGTGTGATGGCTGTTCAATTGCCTGTGCAGAAGCGCATGAGCTTCCAACAGGTATTAGCAGACGTAAAGTCGTTACCATTAATGAAGGTATTCCAGGCAAAGAGTTTTCAACTTCAATCGCCTGTATGCACTGTACCGATGCGCCATGTCAACAAGTCTGTCCCGTCGATTGTTTCTATATCAGAGAGGACGGCATCGTTCTTCATGATAAAAACAAATGTATCGGTTGTGGCTACTGCTTGTATGCTTGCCCATTTGGTGCTCCACAATTCCCAAGAGATGGTGCTTTTGGCG
Protein-coding sequences here:
- the fdh3B gene encoding formate dehydrogenase FDH3 subunit beta, whose product is MDYARMKFYCDESRCIECDGCSIACAEAHELPTGISRRKVVTINEGIPGKEFSTSIACMHCTDAPCQQVCPVDCFYIREDGIVLHDKNKCIGCGYCLYACPFGAPQFPRDGAFGAKGAMDKCTMCAGGPLETNSEKERHLYGQNRIAEGKVPVCAAMCSTKALLVGDAESISNVYRARVMTRGGKGANSPYGWDKAYKNQ